The sequence GGCTTCGAGCAGGCGGCGGGCGGCTTCGCCGGCTACGCGGTGAGCCAGGCGGTGTCGATCGGCGTGAAGCGGGGCCTCTTCTCGAACGAGGCCGGGATGGGCAGCGCGCCGAACGCGGCCGCGACCGCCAGCACGCGGCATCCGGTCACGCAGGGCCTGATTCAGATGCTCGGCGTGTTCGTCGACACGATCGTGATCTGCAGCGCGACCGCGTTCGTGATCCTGTTGTCGGGGCAGTACGAGGCGGGCACGTCGATGGAAGGCGCGGCGCTCACGCAGCGCGCGATCTCGAGCCACGTCGGCGATTGGGGAGGCATCTATATGGCGGTGGCGATCTTCTTCCTCGCGTTTTCTTCGGTGATCGGCAACTACGCGTATGCGGAAGGCAACGTCGAATTCGTCACGAGCCGGCGCGGCGCGCTGCTGGTGTTCCGCCTCGCGGTGCTCGGGATGGTGATGTTCGGCAGCGTCGGCCAACTGCCGCTCGTGTGGGCGATGGCCGATACCAGCATGGGCCTGATGGCGCTCATCAACCTGCTCGCGATCCTCATGCTCGGCAAGTACGCGCTCGCCGCGTGGCGCGATTACCAGCGCCAGCGCGCGGCGGGCGTGACCGATCCGGTGTTCACGCGCAGGACGATTCCCGAGCTCGCGAAGGTGCTCCCGGACGACGTGTGGGGCGAGCACGGGCCGCTGCCGCAGGGCGACAAGCTCGCGGCGGGACGCGGCGCGGGCGCGGCCGGGGCAACGGGGGTCGCGGAGCCGTTCGGCTCCGCACGGTAAAGATGGCGGGCGACCGGCTGCGCTGCTTCGTCGCGCTGACGCTCGATCCGGCGTCGCGCGACGCGCTCGCGGCGTTCCCTGTCGCCGCCGGCGCGCGGCGCACGCCGCGCGATCAGCTGCACGTGACGATCGCGTTCCTCGGCGCGATCGAGCGGACGAAGAGCGAGCGGCTCGGCGCGCGCCTCGCCGGGCTCGCGGCCGTCGACGCGGTGCCGCCCGTCGGCGTCGAGCGCGTCGTCTGCTGGCCGAGCACCGCGCATGCGCGGCTCGTCGTCGCGGAGCTCGCGCCGCAGTCCCGGTTGCTCGCGCTCGGCGAGCGCGTGGCCGGCGCGCTCGCCGAGCTCGGCTTGCCGCCCGACAGCCGCGCGTTCAAGCCGCACGTGACGATCGCGCGATTCCCGCGCGACGCGCATCGCGTGGCGCCCGACGGCGCGAACGATGGTGCGAGCCGCATGCCGCTCGCGTTGCGGTTCGAAACGCTCACGCTCTACGAGAGCGTCCTCACGCGCGCGGGCGCCGAGCATCGGGTGCTCGCGGCGGCGGCGCTGCCGGAGTGACGGCGGCGCGTCTACGCAGCTACGCAGGCGGGCTTGCGTAGCTGCGCGGGCTTAGCATGCTGTCCGACGGCGGCTCGGCCATCGTCCTTGCATCGTTCGACGTCATGCTTCGACTCGGCCGGGGAACAGGTCCTAGCCGAATGCGTTTGCGTTAGGCGCTTGCCAACGCCAACGCCAACGCCAACGCCAACGCGGCCGTTCGAACCGTTTCGTTAATCCGCCGGCACGTTCAGCCGAGCGTCAACCCGCCGTCGATGTGAATCACCTGCCCGGTGATGTGGCGCGCTTCATCGGAGAGTAGAAACGCGATCAGCGCCGCGACGTCGTCCGGCTCGGCGATGCGGCCAAGCGGCGTCGCCTGCGCCGCGCGCGTGCAGCATCATCGCGACGCCGGGCGCGGCGAGCCTGGCTGCGAGCGCCGCGCCGATCCCCGAGCCCGCGCCCGTGATCAGCACGACGCGCTCGCGCGCGCCGCTCACGCGGCGACTCTCGCTTCGTCGCGGCGCACGTCGAGCGTCTGCTCGTGGAACGACGCAACCGATTCGCGGTGCGCGATGCTGACGATCGCCGCCTTCGGCAGCCGCTCGTCGAAGAGCCGGTAGAGGCGCGCTTCGTTGTCGGCGTCGAGCGCGCTCGTCGCCTCGTCGAGGAACAGGTAATCGGGCTTGTGCAGCAGCACGCGCGCGCCCGCGAGGCGTTGCTGCTCGCCGGGCGACAGGATGCGCGTCCAGTGGCCCGTCTCGGCGAGCCGCTCGACGTAGTCGCCGAGGCCGCACGCGCGCAGCGCGTCGCGGCACGCGTCGTCGCTGAACGTGTCGACGGCCGACGGATACGCGAGCGCCGCCTTCAGCGTGCCGATCGGCAAATAGCTCTGCTGCGGAACGAACATCATCCGCGCGTCGACGGGCGCGTCGATCGCGCCGTCGCCGAACGGCCAGAGCCCCGCGAGCGCGCGCATCAGCGTGCTCTTGCCGGAGCCGGACGGCCCGCGCACGAGCCAGCGCGAGCCGGGCTCGATCGCGACGTCGCCGATCGACGCGAGCGCGGCGCCGTTCGGCAGCGCGAGCTTCAGGCCCGACGTCGTGATCTGCGGCGCGTCGACGTAGTGCAGGTTGATGCCGCCGCGCTCGGTCGCGGGCGACATCGCTTCCTTCAGATGCGACGCGCCCATCACGCGCTTGAATTCGCGCAGACGGTTGACGGTCGCGCGCCACTCGGCGAGCGTGCCGTAACTGTTGATGAACCACGAGAACGAGTCGCTGACGGTGCTGAACGCGCGGCTGATCTGGATCAGCACGCCGAACGTGAACGCGCCCGCGAAGTAGCGGGGCGCGGCGACCGCGATCGGAAAGAGGCTCGCGAGCTGCGCATAGAAGTTCAGCACGAACGTGAGGCGCTTCGTGTAGCGCATCACGCGCCACCAGTTTTCGCGGATTCGCTGAAACAGGTTCTGCTCGTGCGCGGTTTCGACGGGCTCGCCGTTGTAGAACGCGATCTGCTCGGCGTTCTCGCGGATGCGGATCAGGCTGAAGCGGAAGTCCGCCTCGACGCGCTGCTGCTGGTAGTTGATCGACACGAGCGGATGGCCGAAGCGGTGCATCACGTAGGAGCCCGCGATCGCGTAGATCATCGCGACCCACACCATGTAGCCGGGAATCGTGATCGCGTGGCCGCCGAGCGAGATCGTCGCCGCGCCGGCGATCGACCAGAGGATCGTCGCGAACGAGACCAGCGTGACGACCGTCGACAGCAGATCGAGCGATAGCGACAGCGTCGTCGACGCGAGCGATTGCAGGTCGTCCGCGATCCGCTGATCGGGGTTGTCGGCGAGCCGGTCGCGCTCGATCCGGTAGAAGTTGCGCTCGCCGAGCCATTCGTGCAGGAAGCGCGTCGTCAGCCACTGGCGCCAGCGGAAGCCGAGCATCTGGCGCAGATAGAGGCCGTACACCGCGAGGATGATGAACGCGAACGCGAGCACGGCGAACGTGATCAGCAGGCTCGGGAAGTCGCGCACGTCCTTCGATTGCAGCGCGTTGTAGAACGATGCGCTCCACGAGTTGATCCGCACGTTGATCCACACGAGCGTCAGGTTGATCGCGACGATCGTGACGAGCAGGCCCCACGCGACTTTCCACTCCTCGGAAACCCAATAGGGCTTGATGAGGCTCCACGTGGATACGGGAGGCGGGGATTGCGTCGGGCCGTCCGGGACGGGGGCGAGGACTTGCATCGATTGAGTCATGAGCTTCCTGATGTGAGGCCGGCGACGCCGGGCGGACAACCGGGCCGCGCCCGGCGCGTCCGTTCGGCGCCGCGCGCGGCGTGCGTGCCGCGGATTCTGGCGAGCGCGCCTTAAACGGCGCTTAATGCCGCGAACGGCACTGGCTCGGCGCCGCGGCGATGCTCGCTCGCGCGCCGTGCCCAGCGGGCATTGTGCCAGCGCCGCCGCGCGGCAGGCGAATTTGCCGCAGCGCGAGGTTTGCGGCCGTTTCCGCTTTTATGGTCTAATGACCGCCGACGAAACAGGGGTGCTTCGCGTGCCTCGGCCCTGCCGAATCGGCGTGGCCGGATGCGCGGCGAGGCTGAGAGAGACCCTTCGCACCCGATCCGGGTAATACCGGCGCGGGAAGTTTCCGATCCCGCCGGGCCATGCCCGCGCCGTCGCTTCGGCGAGCCGCGCGCATCGCGAGTCCCGGCCGGCCTCAGTCGCCGGTTTCGTCCTTTTGGGTGCGCATCTTCGCGCGTGACGGAAGGTATCGATGACCGTGCAATCTTCAGTTCTTTTGCTTCGCTGCGAGCCGTCGGCCGCGGCGGATTTCCCGGCTCCCGCTTCGAGCCGCTTTCATGTGACGAACACGACGGGCGGATGCGATGAACCTGCGTGCGTCTGAGCCCGATTTCGCGGTGCTGGGCGGCGGCCTCGTCGGCCGCCTGATCGCATGGCGTCTCGCGGGCGCGGGGCACCGCGTCGCGCTGTACGAGCGCGGCGACGCGGCAGGCTCGGGCTCCGCCGCGTGGGTCGCGGCGGCGATGCTCGCGCCGCTCGCCGAAGCGGCGAGCGCCGAGCGCTTCGTCACCGATCTCGGCGTCGCGTCGTTCGATCTCTGGCCGCGCTGGCTCGCGGAGCTGCCCGAACCCGTGTTCTTCCAGCGCAACGGCACGCTCGTCGTCTGGCATCACGCGGACCGCGCGGAAGCGCCGCTCTTCGAGCGTCGCGTGCGCGCGAACGCGAGCGCCGAGTTGCTCGACGGCGGCCTCGTCGCGCTCGCGGGCGCGCAGGTCGACGCGGCCGAGCCGGCGCTCGCCGGGCGCTTCGCGCACGGCCTGCTGCTGCCGCGCGAGGGCCAGCTCGACAATCGACAGGTGCTGCGCGCGCTCGCCGCGGGCCTTGCGGAGCGCGGCGTCGATGCGCACTGGAATACGGCGATCGAGCCGCAGGCGGCGCCCGCCGCGCGCATCACGATCGACTGCCGCGGGCTCGGCGCGAAGGCGCAGATGCCGACGCTGCGCGGCATCCGCGGAGAGGTCGCGCGCGTGCATGCGCCGGGCATCGGCCTCACGCGCCCCGTGCGGCTGCTGCACCCGCGCTATCCGCTCTATGTCGCGCCGAAGGAGAACGATCTTTACGTGATCGGCGCGACCGAGATCGAAGGCGAGGACATGTCGCCCGTCAGCGTGCGCTCCGCGCTCGAGCTGCTGAGCGCCGCGTTCTCGGTGCACCCGGCGTTCGGCGAGGCGCGCATTCTCGAACTGAATTCGCAATGCCGGCCGACGCTGCCGGACCATCGCCCGGCGCTCGTCTGGGACGGCGGCGCGACGCTCGCGGTCAACGGCCTGTATCGGCACGGCTTCATGATCGCGCCGGAAGTCGCCGATACGGCGGCGCGCTTCGCGCAGGCGCTCGTCGAACGCACGGTGAGGGACGCCGACACGTTCGCCGCGTGGCGGTGCGACGCGCGCTGGCCGGCGCTGCTGCAGCACGGCGCCGCGCACCACGCGCCTGCCTGAGCGCGGCCCGACGAACCGATCAACCGACATCGACAGCCATCATGGACATCCAGATCAATCAACAGACGCTCTCGCTGCCCGACGGCGCGACGGTCGCCGACGCGCTCGCGGCGTACGGCGTGCAGCCGCCGTTCGCGGTCGCGGTCAACGGCGCGTTCGTCGCGCGCACGCAGCACGCGGCGCGCGCGCTCGCCGCGGGCGACAAGCTCGACGTCGTGCATCCGGTCGCGGGCGGCTGATGCGCCGGCGCGCCGGCATCGCCTCCGCACCCCGTTCCCACAGGATCTTCCGATGACGCCTCTTTCCTCCGCCGACACGCTCACGCTGCACGGCAAAACCTTCGCGAGCCGCGTGCTGCTCGGCACGTCGCGCTATCCGTCGCTGCAGTCGCTGTCCGATTCGATCGCGGCCGCGCGGCCGGGCATGGTGACGGTCGCGCTGCGGCGCCAGATGAACGCCGGCGCGGCCGAGGCCGGCTTCTTCGATCTGCTCAAGCGCCACGACGTGCCGCTGTTGCCGAACACCGCGGGCTGCCAGACGGTGGCCGAGGCAGTGACGACCGCGCAGATGGCGCGCGAGGTGTTCGAGACCGACTGGATCAAGCTCGAGCTGATCGGCGACGACTACACGCTGCAGCCGGACCCCGTCGGCCTCATCGAAGCGGCGACGCTGCTGGTCAAGGAAGGCTTCAAGGTGCTGCCGTACTGCACCGAGGATCTCGTGATCGGCCGGCGCCTGCTCGACGCCGGCTGCGAGGTGCTGATGCCGTGGGGCGCGCCGATCGGCACCGGCAAGGGCGTCGTGAATCCGTACGGGCTGCGCGTGCTGCGCGAGCGGCTGCCGGATGTGCCGCTCATCGTCGACGCGGGGCTCGGCGTGCCGTCGCACGCGTGCCAGGTGATGGAGTGGGGCTTCGACGGCGTGCTGCTCAACACGGCCGTGTCGCAGGCGACGCATCCGGAGATCATGGCGCGCGCGTTCGCGCAGGGCGTCGAGGCCGGGCGCGCCGCGTATCTCGCGGGGGCGATGGAGGCGCGCGAGACCGCGCACGCGAGCACGCCCGTCGTCGGGATGCCGTTCTGGCACCAGGACGGGAGCCACGCATGAGCCCGGCGCTCCCCAACGCATTCTGGCCGCCCGCCGACGAGCTCACCGAGACCGCCGAGCGGATTCGCGCGACGCTCGGCGTATGGCCGTCGCCCGACATGCGCACGCGCATTTGCCTCGCGCCGCCCGAGCATCCGCGCGCGGGCGACCTGTGGGTCGAGATCGCGGGCGACGCCGATGCGCACGCCGCGCACATCGCGCGGCTGACGGCGGCGGGCGCGCAGGCGATCGTGATCGATGACGTATCGGCGACGCTCCACACGGGTGCGGCGCGCCATGCGCTCGCCGCGCGCGGGCCGCTCGCCGACGACTGGATCGCGGCGCTCGCCGCGTTTCTCGATTGCGGTTTTCCGGCGTCCGACGCGCTCGTGCTCGCGCTCGCGTGGCGCGACGGCGACGATGCGCGCGGCGACGATCCGTGGCCCGTCGATGCCGCGCGCTTTCCCCGCGCGCTCGGCGTGCCCGCCGCGCCGAAGCCCGCGTTCCCGCCGTGTCCGCAGCGGCTCGGCCTGTATCCGGTGCTGCCGAGCGCCGAGTGGATCGAGCGCGTGCTCGACTGCGGCGTGAAGACCGTGCAACTGCGCGTGAAGGACGCGTCGCCCGATGCGCTGCGCGCGGAGGTCGAGCGGGCCGTGGCCGCGGGCCGCCGCCATCCGGACGCGCGCGTGTTCATCAACGATCACTGGCGGCTCGCGCTCGACGCGGGCGCGTACGGCGTGCACCTCGGCCAGGAGGATCTCGAGACCGCCGATCTGGCGGCGATCGCGCGAGCGGGCGTGCGCCTCGGCCTGTCGAGCCATGGGTACTACGAAATGCTGGTCGCGCTGCAGTTGAAGCCGAGCTACCTCGCGCTCGGCCCGATATTCGCGACCGCGACGAAGGCGGTCGCCGCGCCGCCGCAGGGGCTCGCGCGGCTCGCGCGCTATACGCGCTTCGCCGGGCCGCAGGCGCCGCTCGTCGCGATCGGCGGAATCGCCGTCGACACCCTCGGCGCGGTGCTGGCGGCGGGCGTCGGCAGCGCGGCCGTCGTCAGCGCGATCACGGGCGCGGCCGACTACCGGGCGGCGATTGTTGCGTTGCAGCAAAAATTCGGACGATAATTTGACAATCTCTGACTGGAACGCTTGAGAAGCCTTCACGACATCATTCCGAGGCAGGCCCTATAATTCGGCGTTCTGCGTATAAGGATTGTCAGCTCCGTGAGCTCCTCCTCCGAGTCCCTGCTAGAGCTTCGCGACGTCGCTTTCGGCTACGGCGAGCGTCTCGTCCTGTCGAACTTGAACATGCGTTTCGCGCGCGGCCAGGTGGTCGCGGTGATGGGCGGTTCGGGCTGCGGCAAGACCACCGTGCTGCGCCTGATCGGCGGGCTCGTGCGCGCACGTCGCGGCCAGGTGTTGTTCGACGGCGCCGATGTCGGCGCGCAGACGCGCGAGGGTCTCTACGCGCTGCGCCGCAAGATGGGCATGCTGTTCCAGTTCGGTGCGCTCTTCACCGACATGTCGGTGTTCGACAACGTCGCGTTCGCGCTGCGCGAGCACACGGATCTGCCGGAAGAGCTGATCCGCGATCTCGTGCTGATGAAGCTCAACGCGGTCGGCCTGCGCGGCGCGCGCAACCTGATGCCGTCCGAGGTGTCGGGCGGGATGGCGCGGCGCATCGCGCTCGCGCGCGCGATCGCGCTCGATCCGCAGCTCATCATGTACGACGAGCCGTTCGCGGGCCTCGACCCGATTTCGCTCGGCATCACGGCGAACCTGATCCGCACGCTGAACCACGCGCTCGGCGCGACGTCGATCCTCGTCACGCACGACGTGCCGGAATCGTTCGCGATCGCCGACTACGTCTACTTCCTCGCGAACGGCGGCGTTCTCGCCGAGGGCACGCCCGACGCGCTGCGCGCGTCGACCGATCCGAGCGTGCGCCAGTTCATCGACGGCGCGCCGGACGGCCCGTTCAAATTTCACTACATGAGCCAGCCGCTCGCGGCGGATTTCGGCCTTGGCGGAGGGCGCAGATGATCAGCGCGATCGGACGTTTCGTGCTCGGCGGACTCGAGCGCACGGGCTACGCGACCCGGATGTTCGTGCGCGTCGTGCTCGAGTTCTTCTCGCTCCTGAGGCGGCCGCGGCTCGTCACGAAGCAGATCCATTTCCTCGGCAATTACTCGTTCGTGATCATCGCCGTGTCGGGGCTGTTCGTCGGTTTCGTGCTCGGCCTGCAGGGCTACTACACGCTGAACCGCTACGGCTCCGAGCAGGCGCTCGGCTTGCTCGTCGCGCTGTCGCTCGTGCGCGAGCTCGGCCCCGTCGTGTCGGCGCTCCTGTTCGCGGGGCGCGCGGGCACGTCGCTCACGGCCGAGATCGGCCTCATGAAGGCGGGCGAGCAACTGACCGCGCTCGAGATGATGGCGGTCGATCCGCTGAAGAACGTGATCGCGCCGCGGATGTGGGCGGGCGTCATCGCGATGCCGCTCCTCGCCGCGATCTTCAGCGCGGTCGGCGTGCTCGGCGGCTACGTCGTCGGCGTGCTGTTGATCGGCGTCGATCCCGGCGCGTTCTGGTCGCAGATGCAAGGCGGCGTCGAAGTGTGGGCCGACGTCGGCAACGGCGTGATCAAGAGCGTCGTGTTCGGCTTCGCCGTCACGT comes from Burkholderia savannae and encodes:
- a CDS encoding thiazole synthase translates to MTPLSSADTLTLHGKTFASRVLLGTSRYPSLQSLSDSIAAARPGMVTVALRRQMNAGAAEAGFFDLLKRHDVPLLPNTAGCQTVAEAVTTAQMAREVFETDWIKLELIGDDYTLQPDPVGLIEAATLLVKEGFKVLPYCTEDLVIGRRLLDAGCEVLMPWGAPIGTGKGVVNPYGLRVLRERLPDVPLIVDAGLGVPSHACQVMEWGFDGVLLNTAVSQATHPEIMARAFAQGVEAGRAAYLAGAMEARETAHASTPVVGMPFWHQDGSHA
- the thiS gene encoding sulfur carrier protein ThiS encodes the protein MDIQINQQTLSLPDGATVADALAAYGVQPPFAVAVNGAFVARTQHAARALAAGDKLDVVHPVAGG
- the thiE gene encoding thiamine phosphate synthase, which gives rise to MSPALPNAFWPPADELTETAERIRATLGVWPSPDMRTRICLAPPEHPRAGDLWVEIAGDADAHAAHIARLTAAGAQAIVIDDVSATLHTGAARHALAARGPLADDWIAALAAFLDCGFPASDALVLALAWRDGDDARGDDPWPVDAARFPRALGVPAAPKPAFPPCPQRLGLYPVLPSAEWIERVLDCGVKTVQLRVKDASPDALRAEVERAVAAGRRHPDARVFINDHWRLALDAGAYGVHLGQEDLETADLAAIARAGVRLGLSSHGYYEMLVALQLKPSYLALGPIFATATKAVAAPPQGLARLARYTRFAGPQAPLVAIGGIAVDTLGAVLAAGVGSAAVVSAITGAADYRAAIVALQQKFGR
- the thpR gene encoding RNA 2',3'-cyclic phosphodiesterase, with the translated sequence MAGDRLRCFVALTLDPASRDALAAFPVAAGARRTPRDQLHVTIAFLGAIERTKSERLGARLAGLAAVDAVPPVGVERVVCWPSTAHARLVVAELAPQSRLLALGERVAGALAELGLPPDSRAFKPHVTIARFPRDAHRVAPDGANDGASRMPLALRFETLTLYESVLTRAGAEHRVLAAAALPE
- the mlaE gene encoding lipid asymmetry maintenance ABC transporter permease subunit MlaE gives rise to the protein MISAIGRFVLGGLERTGYATRMFVRVVLEFFSLLRRPRLVTKQIHFLGNYSFVIIAVSGLFVGFVLGLQGYYTLNRYGSEQALGLLVALSLVRELGPVVSALLFAGRAGTSLTAEIGLMKAGEQLTALEMMAVDPLKNVIAPRMWAGVIAMPLLAAIFSAVGVLGGYVVGVLLIGVDPGAFWSQMQGGVEVWADVGNGVIKSVVFGFAVTFIALFQGYEAKPTPEGVSHATTKTVVYASLAVLGLDFLLTALMFS
- a CDS encoding FAD-dependent oxidoreductase, which codes for MNLRASEPDFAVLGGGLVGRLIAWRLAGAGHRVALYERGDAAGSGSAAWVAAAMLAPLAEAASAERFVTDLGVASFDLWPRWLAELPEPVFFQRNGTLVVWHHADRAEAPLFERRVRANASAELLDGGLVALAGAQVDAAEPALAGRFAHGLLLPREGQLDNRQVLRALAAGLAERGVDAHWNTAIEPQAAPAARITIDCRGLGAKAQMPTLRGIRGEVARVHAPGIGLTRPVRLLHPRYPLYVAPKENDLYVIGATEIEGEDMSPVSVRSALELLSAAFSVHPAFGEARILELNSQCRPTLPDHRPALVWDGGATLAVNGLYRHGFMIAPEVADTAARFAQALVERTVRDADTFAAWRCDARWPALLQHGAAHHAPA
- a CDS encoding ABC transporter ATP-binding protein/permease, whose protein sequence is MTQSMQVLAPVPDGPTQSPPPVSTWSLIKPYWVSEEWKVAWGLLVTIVAINLTLVWINVRINSWSASFYNALQSKDVRDFPSLLITFAVLAFAFIILAVYGLYLRQMLGFRWRQWLTTRFLHEWLGERNFYRIERDRLADNPDQRIADDLQSLASTTLSLSLDLLSTVVTLVSFATILWSIAGAATISLGGHAITIPGYMVWVAMIYAIAGSYVMHRFGHPLVSINYQQQRVEADFRFSLIRIRENAEQIAFYNGEPVETAHEQNLFQRIRENWWRVMRYTKRLTFVLNFYAQLASLFPIAVAAPRYFAGAFTFGVLIQISRAFSTVSDSFSWFINSYGTLAEWRATVNRLREFKRVMGASHLKEAMSPATERGGINLHYVDAPQITTSGLKLALPNGAALASIGDVAIEPGSRWLVRGPSGSGKSTLMRALAGLWPFGDGAIDAPVDARMMFVPQQSYLPIGTLKAALAYPSAVDTFSDDACRDALRACGLGDYVERLAETGHWTRILSPGEQQRLAGARVLLHKPDYLFLDEATSALDADNEARLYRLFDERLPKAAIVSIAHRESVASFHEQTLDVRRDEARVAA
- a CDS encoding alanine/glycine:cation symporter family protein, with protein sequence MEGFVHALIDGINGILWNYVLIALLLGAGVWFTLRFRMIQLRALFLSMRLVGSKGEPGSISSFQAFATGLASRVGTGNIAGVAVAMTVGGPGAIFWMWVTALVGMSSAFVEATLAQIFKVSHHDGTYRGGPAYYIQIGLRSRGFGVLFSLSLILAFGFVFNAVQANAIAEAFNTSFGVSRAAVGLGLVVLTAPIIFGGIRRIAHVAQVIVPVMAIGYLALAVYAVATHVALVPDMIVLIVKSAFGFEQAAGGFAGYAVSQAVSIGVKRGLFSNEAGMGSAPNAAATASTRHPVTQGLIQMLGVFVDTIVICSATAFVILLSGQYEAGTSMEGAALTQRAISSHVGDWGGIYMAVAIFFLAFSSVIGNYAYAEGNVEFVTSRRGALLVFRLAVLGMVMFGSVGQLPLVWAMADTSMGLMALINLLAILMLGKYALAAWRDYQRQRAAGVTDPVFTRRTIPELAKVLPDDVWGEHGPLPQGDKLAAGRGAGAAGATGVAEPFGSAR
- a CDS encoding ABC transporter ATP-binding protein, which produces MSSSSESLLELRDVAFGYGERLVLSNLNMRFARGQVVAVMGGSGCGKTTVLRLIGGLVRARRGQVLFDGADVGAQTREGLYALRRKMGMLFQFGALFTDMSVFDNVAFALREHTDLPEELIRDLVLMKLNAVGLRGARNLMPSEVSGGMARRIALARAIALDPQLIMYDEPFAGLDPISLGITANLIRTLNHALGATSILVTHDVPESFAIADYVYFLANGGVLAEGTPDALRASTDPSVRQFIDGAPDGPFKFHYMSQPLAADFGLGGGRR